One genomic window of Quercus robur chromosome 6, dhQueRobu3.1, whole genome shotgun sequence includes the following:
- the LOC126690361 gene encoding uncharacterized protein At4g02000-like codes for MADELEELWKKLTFTEEEDTGIELDSSSTSAARKIGKYCAIMKILSQRSINIDALRKNLRMLWKLNKGVQISELEEDLYLVEFGDEKDKRKVLDMCPWSYEKQLVLIQEFDGKLTPKEIEVKWAPFWVQIYNLPLNSRTRETGWAIGSCLGAVIDVDVSESGVQWGKCLRVRVRVDVTKRLVRGKRITTEGDEPKWVNFKYERLPNFCYRCGLLNHSLKECSEGQAQGDKEGAS; via the coding sequence ATGGCTGATGAGTTAGAGGAGCTATGGAAAAAACTAACATTTACGGAGGAAGAAGACACGGGTATAGAGTTGGATAGCAGTAGCACAAGTGCTGCAAGGAAGATTGGGAAGTATTGTGCTATAATGAAGATCCTATCCCAAAGAAGCATAAATATAGATGCACTAAGGAAGAATTTAAGAATGCTGTGGAAACTGAATAAAGGGGTGCAAATTTCTGAATTGGAGGAGGATTTATACCTGGTGGAGTTCGGAGATGAGAAGGACAAAAGGAAAGTGTTGGATATGTGCCCTTGGAGTTATGAAAAGCAATTAGTACTGATTCAAGAGTTCGACGGGAAGTTGACACCGAAGGAGATTGAAGTAAAATGGGCCCCCTTTTGGGTCCAGATCTACAACCTGCCTTTGAACAGTAGGACGAGAGAGACAGGCTGGGCTATTGGGTCGTGTTTAGGGGCGGTGATTGATGTGGATGTTTCAGAATCTGGAGTGCAGTGGGGTAAGTGCCTCCGAGTTAGAGTACGAGTTGATGTTACTAAGCGATTGGTACGAGGGAAGAGAATCACAACAGAAGGAGACGAGCCTAAATGGGTCAATTTTAAATACGAGAGATTGCCCAATTTCTGTTACAGGTGTGGGCTTCTCAACCATTCCCTAAAAGAATGCAGTGAAGGGCAAGCTCAAGGTGATAAAGAGGGAGCAAGCTAG